The following are from one region of the Vidua macroura isolate BioBank_ID:100142 chromosome 15, ASM2450914v1, whole genome shotgun sequence genome:
- the SMIM33 gene encoding small integral membrane protein 33, translated as MNASVPGSQLRQPEPQDVAAFTPVSIVKSVTKKSDALPVISVIVVLFVLLAVCIVLVVHYGPQLRTVQVTLHHEPMAQHMDSVLLTDWRRLDAHGKMDSAGVTCHCSCNHHLPHGSAEPNVIEITYL; from the coding sequence ATGAACGCCTCGGTGCCCGGCAGCCAGCTGAGACAGCCCGAGCCCCAGGACGTGGCCGCCTTCACTCCCGTCTCCATCGTCAAGAGCGTGACCAAGAAATCGGACGCGCTGCCCGTGATCTCGGTGATCGTCGTCCTCTTCGTGCTGCTGGCCGTGTGCATCGTGCTGGTGGTGCACTACGGCCCGCAGCTGCGCACGGTGCAGGTCACGCTGCACCACGAGCCCATGGCCCAGCACATGGACAGCGTGCTCCTCACGGACTGGAGGCGCCTGGATGCCCACGGGAAGATGGACTCGGCTGGAGTCACCTGCCACTGCTCCTGCAACCACCATCTTCCCCACGGGAGTGCTGAGCCCAATGTCATCGAGATCACCTACCTGTGA